The DNA region aactgtacagtacaagaCCTCTGCGCTCTTATCGCGAACaccttcagtgtgttttttttctctctctcttttattgCATTACACTTCCTGTTGAGAAACTCCCGCTGCCTGCGGCTGGCAGGGCAGCATTATTGAGAGTTAAAGGTGACGGGCCGCGTCGCGATCGGCACACTTTGAACGCGACAATGAGCTGTCAGCACGTTGACGTGCGAGCCGGAGCTCGTCGATTCTGCTGAGGTGGCCGCTTGGGCTCGTCTCCTCCGTGCGCACCGCAAAGCCGGCCTGCGCGCGTGGATCTGTTTTGGGTCGGTTGAAGGAAGTGGTCAGCGCTGGCGGAGCCGTTTGGCCTCATTGCCTGCAGCGCTCACAACTGAAACTAACACTTTGAATCAACTGGCCCGCTTTTACGGTCGACTTTCTCAGCGCCGCGGCCTCGTAGCAGCAATCTGAACGGGAGATTGTGCGGGTCAGCgctttgtgtgtgcattcagGACGCAGGAAGCGTGTGCGCGTCTTCCTCCTGAACACGAGCGCGGGTTCAAAGCCGTCACGGGACCTGTTCTAGTATGAGCCAGGTCCGAGTCCGGTGCATTCCACACACCGATACCTGATGACACCACCGGCAACTCGCCAAAGTGACACTGATTGATGGtgcgtctgtttttttttttttttgtatattagAGCTGAAACTAATGAGTGTTGCCAACATGAGTGGATTCAGCCACAGGATGTCAGAAAAGTTTCCTGATGCTTTGCTTTGTCATGAGATCAGTCCAGAGCCCAGACACAGTCTTTGGGGTTTAGTATTAACGAACcttggtttgttttccttcacCTCCCTTGCTCTCCTTCTGTTTGCAAGTTCATGTTTTATAATGTGAACTttatttctctcctcctccagacgtCACTGACACGGCGGGTGGCACCAGCGCGTCTGAcgacccgccgccgccgccgcccgccccGGCGCCTcccgtcggcgccgccgccgaggaCCACGACCTCCTGACCTGTGGCCAGTGCAGCCGGGCCTTCCCGCTCGCCCACATCCTCGCCTTCATCCAGCACAAGCAGGGCGGCTGCCGGTCCCGAGGCCGGGCCCCGGGCGCCAGCGCCGCGCCGCCCTCGCCCGCCCACCGGGCCCAGCAgcgcgccggcgccgccagGCCCGGGCCGGGCTTCATCGAGCTGAGGAGGGGGGTCTGGGCCGAGGAGCCCGGCGTGAGGGTGGAGGCCGGCAGAGCAGGTGAGCGCTACTAAAAGGCGGGTTGCTAATTAGCGACcctgtttttcatttcattatatatatatttttttcctcaacCGCCCTCCCCTCCGTTGAAGAactgctccccctccctcccaggtCCGTCTCATTAGCTAGCCGTTGCCATTAGCAGGCCTGCGAGTTAGTGACGCACGGGCTAATTGTGTGGAGAGGGTAGGCGTCAGGAGTGTGCGGAGGGCGCCGAGGGTCCCTTGGGCCCCGCGCCGAGCACCTGAGCTCCAGGGCGCCCTCGTACGTCCCTGCCTGTGGGTCTCTGAGGTGGAGCGGCCAGGTAAACATGTTTCTCCCGCTCACCTGTCACCCGCCGGACAGCGGCTTCCTCTAAAACAGCTGTGTCGCGTTTGGGTGTTGGCGTTCGGGCGGTAAATGGCCGCGAGGCGTTCGCGGGCCGTCGGCTCTGCAGTGCCGGCGGGAGCTGGTCAGGGGCAGTGGATGCAGCTCTCCTCGCTGCCATGACACTGGAACTGAGGACGTTGCATCATGtgcggctgctctgctctgccccgGGCCGAGCCACCTGAGCTCCAGGGAATCTCCacctccgtcctgctgctgcttcatctccCGCATCCGCTTCTTGCCCTCGTCTCCATTGCTCTTTCTTTCAAATTCTTCATAAAATATGAAATTTACTAAATGAATATTTGCCtccctttctgctgctgtgtgaatatGTGACACTGGACACGTTCACATGTGTGACACGTGTGACACATAATGATATGTTTTCGTTCATTAAAAATGCGTTTTGCAAGCGATGCTGTGTTTTCCGGCAGAAGTCAGATGTGTTTGAAGGTCACATCGAGCCTTCATAATAAAAGTGTCATAAATAACCTGAAATGGACAGAGACTCTTGAGGCACACTGCTAGGTACAAGTGCGCCTTCATGCATTTGGAAACTGTTGTGTGCACATGCGTTAGCAGTTCCTTCCTTTGTGTAACGCTCAGGGGAAGGGTGCACACACCATTTCCGTTTGTCCACaacctcttgtttttctctctctcgctgacTGTTTTTCATCTCTCGCTCCGTCTCGCGCTTACAGTCGGCGCTCGTGAGTTCGGAGAAACCGCCGCCCGCGGGACCGCGCGGCGAACCTAGCGCGTGCGTGGCGGGAAGGAGCGCCGCCGCCCGTGAATAATGCAGGAGTGGATAAGTTTGGATTAAAGTTTCATTAGCGAATGTAGGTTGCGTTTGTTGGGAGCGCGCGACGCCTCGTCCGGCTTTTAGCGCGCTCGAGCAGCAAAGGGCGCTTTTAATTGGACAACCTGCCGCCCCGCGTGTCACGGGGCGCCGCGCTTCGGCTGCGCGGCGCGTCGGTTGGTGGGCCGCGAACTGAGCATCTGAGCAGCTTCGGAGATGACTGCGAGTGAAAGAGCAGTTATCCCACAACAAATGGCTCCTCCGTCTATTTTCTGCATTCAAGCGAAGGGGGCTGAGTGGGATGGATTACTGAAGAGCCGCGTGCATCTGTCTCAttcctctttatttattctcctTGTTTGTCCCCCCCTCATCTCCAGCTCCCCACCACCGCCGTCTTTACGTCTTCCCCCAATCTTCAACACACTTTCGCTTTGCCCTCTTTCAatttctctcccccctccctccctcctccccctcttctctctctttctcctccctctgcctcccaaGGGAAAAGAGATTCTGCCTGCTGCTCGTTAGTGCTCCCAGCCAATCTGCATTTTTAATTAGTAGTTATTGCTTCTGCTTAATATTCAAGTGCTACCCCGGGCCAAATGGGAATCCTTaccgaaaaaaaaaagaaaaagcagggagtgagagaggagacaggCAAGGAAAGAGAAACCGGCTGGGTATTGTGTTTCACTCCAGGACCCCAAGACAAAAGCCCCCTCACCCTCAGGGAAAGATTTGGAGGTTTTTTTTAAGGAGGGGGCAGTGTTGAGGGGAGCCAGGGTTGGAGGATGGGTCTCAAGTACAATCCAGAGGGGTGACATATTTTTGTGTCTCTTGGCCCCCTTCACTACATTATAATCTTTTTATCTCATTTTCCTTTTATCTCCCGAGCCCTGACCTACCTATCTATCTTTCCTGTTTCCCCCTCCTGCTCTCACTCTTCACCCTATTTTTAAAGAGAAGTATCTCAACTTCTCCCGGGTTTCTCCTCGGGCTAGGTTAAAGGACACCAAGGCGAACTCCTCTCGTCTCCAGACAGAGGCGAGGCGGGAGaggggaagaagagaaagaaagaaaaagaaacagttGCTCCCTTTTTCAtctccgctctcctccccccctccagTAAAATACAGACGGATTTGACTTGAGGAAACATGAAAGAGGCTTATACCAGAGTCGGCTTTGAACCTCTccagaaaagaaaaatagaacAGTTTCCCCCTCAATTTGAGGATCTTCTCTCTCAATTTTGATTTATGCAGAAAGGCCTCATTTGTCAAGCAGGCTGAGTCAGGGCCCGATTTGCATAAAGCGTTCGTTTTCTGCGTTCTGCTAATTAGAAATTTGCAGCTTAATTGGAGAGTGGCTCTCATTTAGGAGACAAAGCTATCCACATATAAAAATATCTCCAGATGCACCGTGCGACTCGGCCTTTCTGGTTTCAGAGGCTCCTCTCGCGCTCCACATCGTTACTTCCTTCCTCGTTTTCAGACGCGCTGTCGTCACCTGGTCCCTCTCTCCACCTTTCAGTCAAGTGAGCGAGGCCTTCGTGTTCCTGTTAAGCGCTTAGAGCCTCACAGCAGCGGCGATCGGTGTTTTTCTATTAATAAAGGGATCACGTGGCCGAGAGAGGTCACTCGCTGCGAGGAAGCCACAGATGATTATCGCTAAAGTCTGTAGTTCCTCTCGACTCGATGTTCTCGCTGTCCAGCCCGTGACCCGACTGTAacctctctgtttgtgtttactgctcTAAACCCGCGACGTGTTTCCTAAAAAGCCACCAAACGGGCTCAGTGGGTGAACAGCTGATCGTTTGGCAGCTACAGAGCTGAGAGGGTGGCGCCGACCAAAGGCAACGCCAAGTCTGGCTTCATCCCTATAACTCCTAATAAATTAGAGTCGTGGTGATACTTTGCCGTTCTATTGTAGACTTACTTCATGTGCAGGCAGCTAACGGAGTGCGCTCTCTGTTTTCCAGCGGCCGACGAGCCGCCCTACTTCGCCTGTCAGCAGTGTGAGggcctgttcccgtcggcctgGGCGCTCCTGCAGCACGCGCAGCACGCGCACTCCTTCAGCATCTaccaggaggacgaggacgaggacgccgCGGGCGGGGGCGGCGCCGCCACGGAGCACAAAGCCGCCGCGGCCACTCTGGACCCCCGTCACCTGAGCCAGGCCCTGGCCTCGGCCTTCCAGCCCCCCGGCCTGCGGCCCGGTCGCCCCCGTCAGACGCACGGCGCCGCCCCCGGCTCCTCCAGGAACGCGCAGGCCCTGAACTTCTCGGTGCGGCTCATGGAGCTGGCGGAGGGGAACAACACCACCACGGGCAGTTCCCTCGGAGGCCTGGTCCtgtcgccctcctcctccccaccggCCGCGTCCCCCTTTCCTCAGACCGGCGCCCTCCAGACTGACTTTCACTGCGAGATGTGCGACCAGAACTTCCAGTCCCTGCGCGCCCTGTCCTCCCACCGCCGCACTCACACGTGCGAGAGGCCGTACCACTGCGGGGTGTGTGGGCAGGCCTTCGCCCAGAGCGGCCAGCTGGCCCGTCACATACGGAGCCATCACAGGGAAGCTGGAGGCGGAGGAAGTGGGTATGAGCCGGTGGAGATGGTcatgatggaggatggagacgtAGGGCGgcagggggggagggggaggtatCAGATGCAGCAAGGGGGGAACATGGTTAAGGGAATGGTGGGTCCAGATGTGAGAGCCCCGGGCCCATCGGAGCACGACCTGGCTCTGCCCAAACACCCGTCCATAGCTTCGGGCCTGATGCTGCTGACCTCGCAGGTGAGACCCCCGGAGCTGCTGCGGCTGTACCAGCCCCAGAGAGAGGGCgccgaggaggaggccgaggggcAGGGGGAGCCCCAGCACACCTCGCCCTGCGCCAGCCCCTCCGAAGGCTCGCTGGAGAGCGGCGAGACCGGCGGCAGCGGCGAGAGCGGGATCGCCAGCGGCAACTGCACGCCCAAGCGCCCGGAGGCGGGCGAGcgggagggcgagagaggggagGTGGAGCGGGAGAGGGAGTGGGGCGCCGGCAAAGCGGGCGAGGCGGCGCACGAGTGGCAGCGGGAGCACGAGTGGCGGGGCGGGGCGGCGGGcggccacggcggcggcgcggcggcgagcGCCGCgggcaagaagaagaaagacgagGCCTGCGAGTTCTGCGGTAAGCAGTTCAGAAATAGCAGCAACCTGACTGTGCACCGCCGCAGCCACACAGGTGAGCGGCCCTACCGCTGCGGCCTCTGCAACTACGCCTGCGCTCAGAGTTCAAAGTTGACGCGCCACATGAAGACGCACGGCGCCCAGGGGGCCAAGGCCTCCTTCCTGTGCCAGCTGTGCGCCGTGCCGTTCACCGTCTACGCCACCCTGGAGAAGCACCTGAAGAAGGTCCACGGCCTGAGCCACGCCAGCGTGGGCGCGTATGCGCAGGCCAGCGCCGCCGACACGCTGGCCGCCATCaaggccgaggaggaggcggtggtggtgaagatggaggaggacgaggtgagCCTGGACGTGGCGGAGGCGGAGCCTAAAGggatggaggcggaggaggaggggatgcGGGCGGAGGCCGGCGCGGGCGACCTCGCGCCCGGAGGTGCCGGcgaggccgcggccgccgcACCGTGAGCCCCGCCCGCCCCGCCCGCCCccggcgccccccccccatcagacgcgtgaccccccccccaccgtaAAACTGACAGTCGAGTTAAACTGGAACCCGGTTTGAAAGAAGGCGCCGAGGCGAGCGGCAGCCAGCAGCTCACGATTGTATGCGAAGCTCCCGGGTGAAACTAA from Betta splendens chromosome 13, fBetSpl5.4, whole genome shotgun sequence includes:
- the znf296 gene encoding zinc finger protein 296, yielding MSRRKLGSKPQHLSAIQDVTDTAGGTSASDDPPPPPPAPAPPVGAAAEDHDLLTCGQCSRAFPLAHILAFIQHKQGGCRSRGRAPGASAAPPSPAHRAQQRAGAARPGPGFIELRRGVWAEEPGVRVEAGRAAADEPPYFACQQCEGLFPSAWALLQHAQHAHSFSIYQEDEDEDAAGGGGAATEHKAAAATLDPRHLSQALASAFQPPGLRPGRPRQTHGAAPGSSRNAQALNFSVRLMELAEGNNTTTGSSLGGLVLSPSSSPPAASPFPQTGALQTDFHCEMCDQNFQSLRALSSHRRTHTCERPYHCGVCGQAFAQSGQLARHIRSHHREAGGGGSGYEPVEMVMMEDGDVGRQGGRGRYQMQQGGNMVKGMVGPDVRAPGPSEHDLALPKHPSIASGLMLLTSQVRPPELLRLYQPQREGAEEEAEGQGEPQHTSPCASPSEGSLESGETGGSGESGIASGNCTPKRPEAGEREGERGEVEREREWGAGKAGEAAHEWQREHEWRGGAAGGHGGGAAASAAGKKKKDEACEFCGKQFRNSSNLTVHRRSHTGERPYRCGLCNYACAQSSKLTRHMKTHGAQGAKASFLCQLCAVPFTVYATLEKHLKKVHGLSHASVGAYAQASAADTLAAIKAEEEAVVVKMEEDEVSLDVAEAEPKGMEAEEEGMRAEAGAGDLAPGGAGEAAAAAP